The proteins below come from a single Candidatus Bathyarchaeota archaeon genomic window:
- a CDS encoding ABC transporter ATP-binding protein, with amino-acid sequence MEYAVETIDLTKRYGSLVAVNKLNIQVKRGSIHGFLGPNGAGKSTTIKILVGLLKATEGTAKVLGQEVHVDDADARLKIGYMPELPRFPKHLKGAELLDVYGRMYGISKEDLALQIPRLIELVGLKGREQDLVGKYSKGMQQRIGIAQALLGTPELVVLDEPSIGLDPVGMVEVRELVKAISKEGMTVLVSSHLLYEVEQICSHVTIMNRGQALVSDTLEAVSGMISGPATIQVEVAKLTDKVIAAVKGLSFFKSATKSGNTLNITVATPQDVRAEVSQAITSAGGVIVGMSQKGHSLEDVFIQLINNPQNQTQGGQQ; translated from the coding sequence GTGGAGTATGCTGTTGAGACAATCGACTTAACCAAGCGGTACGGCTCATTGGTTGCCGTCAACAAACTTAACATCCAAGTTAAACGGGGCAGCATCCATGGTTTTCTGGGTCCTAACGGCGCAGGCAAATCCACCACCATCAAAATCCTCGTGGGGCTGCTTAAAGCCACTGAGGGCACCGCTAAAGTTTTGGGGCAAGAAGTCCACGTGGACGATGCAGATGCCCGCCTGAAAATCGGTTACATGCCCGAGTTGCCAAGGTTTCCTAAGCATCTTAAAGGCGCCGAGCTCCTCGACGTCTATGGCAGAATGTACGGCATATCCAAAGAGGACTTGGCCCTGCAGATTCCCAGACTTATCGAGCTTGTGGGCTTAAAGGGCAGGGAACAAGATTTAGTTGGAAAATACAGTAAGGGCATGCAGCAACGCATCGGCATCGCGCAGGCGCTTTTGGGCACCCCCGAGTTGGTGGTGCTCGATGAGCCAAGCATCGGGTTAGACCCCGTGGGTATGGTGGAGGTTCGCGAACTCGTTAAAGCCATCTCAAAAGAAGGCATGACTGTCCTTGTGTCTTCGCATCTGCTCTATGAGGTCGAGCAAATCTGCAGCCACGTCACCATCATGAACCGGGGACAAGCCCTCGTCTCCGACACGCTTGAAGCGGTCTCCGGCATGATTTCTGGTCCAGCCACCATCCAAGTCGAAGTTGCAAAACTCACCGATAAAGTGATAGCTGCGGTTAAGGGGTTAAGTTTCTTTAAGTCAGCCACCAAAAGCGGCAACACATTAAACATTACCGTTGCAACCCCCCAGGATGTCCGAGCGGAGGTTTCGCAGGCGATAACATCGGCGGGAGGAGTCATCGTGGGCATGAGCCAGAAGGGCCATAGCCTCGAGGACGTGTTTATCCAATTAATCAATAATCCCCAAAATCAAACCCAAGGAGGCCAACAGTAA